In a genomic window of Mycolicibacillus parakoreensis:
- a CDS encoding glycine zipper 2TM domain-containing protein — protein sequence MTHFVVLLLAGAIGVVAGLRALTAAAVVSWAAALGWINMDGTWASWVDHPVTVSLLTLLALTELVTDKLPSTPDRTIAVQFGARLLLGAFAGAVLGTAWGYPWSALGAGVVGAALGTFGGYEIRKRLVPASGGHDLAVALLEDLVAVLGGVGIAALVAVV from the coding sequence GTGACACACTTCGTCGTTCTGCTGTTGGCGGGGGCGATCGGGGTGGTGGCCGGTCTGCGGGCGTTGACCGCGGCCGCGGTGGTGTCCTGGGCGGCGGCGCTGGGCTGGATCAACATGGACGGCACCTGGGCGTCGTGGGTGGACCATCCGGTCACGGTGAGCCTGCTGACCCTTTTGGCGCTCACCGAGTTGGTCACCGACAAGTTGCCCAGCACCCCCGACCGCACCATCGCCGTCCAGTTCGGTGCCCGGCTGCTGCTGGGCGCGTTCGCCGGCGCCGTCCTCGGCACCGCCTGGGGTTATCCCTGGAGCGCGCTGGGCGCCGGGGTGGTGGGGGCGGCGCTGGGCACCTTCGGCGGCTACGAGATCCGCAAACGGCTGGTGCCGGCCTCCGGCGGCCATGACCTCGCGGTGGCGCTGCTGGAGGATCTCGTGGCCGTGCTGGGCGGGGTCGGGATCGCCGCGCTGGTCGCCGTGGTCTGA
- a CDS encoding tRNA (adenine-N1)-methyltransferase: MSATGPFTVGDRVQLTDPKGRRYTVLLSAGAEFHTHRGAVRHDDLLGLPEGSLVKATNGDPFLALRPLLVDYVLSMPRGAQVIYPKDAAQIIHEGDIFPGARVLEAGAGSGAMTCSLLRATGETGQVISYEAREDHAEHARRNVAAFFGEPPATWRLLLGDLADTDLPDESIDRAVLDMLAPWDVLAAVARLLTPGGVLIVYVATVTQLSRVVEALREQQCWTEPRSWETLQRDWDVVGLAVRPQHSMRGHTAFLVSVRRLAPGVITPTPKRRKNRTA; the protein is encoded by the coding sequence GTGTCTGCTACCGGCCCGTTCACCGTCGGCGACCGTGTCCAACTCACCGACCCCAAGGGACGGCGCTACACGGTGCTGCTGTCTGCCGGCGCGGAGTTTCACACCCATCGGGGCGCGGTGCGCCACGACGATCTGCTCGGGCTGCCCGAAGGCAGCCTGGTCAAAGCGACCAACGGCGACCCGTTCCTCGCGCTGCGCCCGCTGCTGGTCGACTACGTGCTGTCGATGCCGCGCGGTGCCCAGGTCATCTACCCCAAGGACGCCGCGCAGATCATCCACGAGGGCGACATCTTCCCGGGTGCGCGCGTACTGGAGGCCGGCGCCGGCTCCGGGGCGATGACGTGTTCGCTGCTGCGGGCCACCGGGGAGACCGGGCAGGTGATCTCCTACGAGGCGCGCGAAGATCACGCCGAGCACGCCCGGCGCAATGTCGCGGCGTTCTTCGGCGAGCCCCCCGCCACCTGGCGGCTGCTCCTCGGCGACCTCGCCGACACCGACCTGCCCGACGAATCGATCGACCGGGCGGTGCTCGACATGCTCGCCCCCTGGGACGTGCTGGCGGCGGTCGCGCGGCTGCTGACCCCCGGCGGGGTGCTGATCGTCTACGTGGCCACCGTCACCCAGCTCTCGCGGGTGGTCGAGGCGCTGCGCGAACAGCAATGCTGGACCGAACCGCGCTCCTGGGAGACGTTGCAGCGCGACTGGGACGTGGTGGGCCTGGCGGTGCGTCCCCAACACAGCATGCGTGGACACACCGCGTTTCTGGTCTCGGTGCGCCGCCTGGCGCCCGGGGTGATCACCCCCACCCCCAAACGCCGCAAGAACCGCACCGCCTGA
- a CDS encoding DUF503 domain-containing protein, translating into MWIGWLECDVLLGDVRSLKQKRSVIRPIIAELRRKFAVSAAETGTPELYRRAGIGVAVTAGDRAQVVAVLDAAERLLAARPEIELLSAGRGLHRSDDD; encoded by the coding sequence ATGTGGATCGGCTGGCTGGAGTGTGACGTGCTGCTCGGTGATGTGCGGTCGCTGAAGCAGAAGCGGTCGGTGATCCGGCCCATCATCGCCGAGTTGCGGCGCAAGTTCGCGGTGTCGGCCGCCGAGACCGGCACACCCGAACTGTATCGCCGCGCCGGGATCGGCGTGGCGGTCACCGCCGGGGACCGCGCCCAGGTCGTCGCGGTGCTCGATGCCGCCGAACGGCTGCTGGCCGCGCGCCCGGAGATCGAGTTGCTCTCCGCCGGACGAGGTCTACACCGCAGCGACGACGACTGA
- the arc gene encoding proteasome ATPase, which yields MGESERDAFGVPRENPLSSPLSGEDAAELEQLRREAASLRDQLRAAAGTRGGALTSREAAQLEAQVESLTTRNTKLMETIKEARQQLLALREEVDRLGQPPSGYGVLLGVHDDDTVDVFTSGRKMRLTCSPNIETAEMRKGQTVRLNEALTVVEAGSFESVGEISTLREVLGDGHRALVVGHADEERIVWLADPLIAEDLPDGVPDALNDDTRPRKLRPGDSLLVDAKAGYAFERIPKAEVEDLVLEEVPDVSYADIGGLGRQIEQIRDAVELPFLHGELYRQYMLRPPKGVLLYGPPGCGKTLIAKAVANSLAKKMAEVRGDDAKEAKSYFLNIKGPELLNKFVGETERHIRLIFQRAREKASEGTPVIVFFDEMDSIFRTRGTGVSSDVETTVVPQLLSEIDGVEGLENVIVIGASNREDMIDPAILRPGRLDVKIKIERPDAEAAQDIFSKYLTEDLPVHADDLAEFDGDRAACVKAMIVKVVDRMYAEIDDNRFLEVTYANGDKEVMYFKDFNSGAMIQNVVDRAKKNAIKSVLDTGQPGLRIQHLLDSIVDEFAENEDLPNTTNPDDWARISGKKGERIVYIRTLVTGKSSSASRAIDTESNLGQYL from the coding sequence ATGGGCGAATCAGAGCGTGACGCGTTCGGTGTTCCTCGCGAGAACCCCCTGTCCAGCCCGTTGTCGGGCGAGGACGCGGCCGAATTGGAGCAACTGCGCCGTGAGGCGGCGAGTCTGCGCGACCAGCTGCGCGCGGCCGCCGGCACGCGCGGCGGTGCGCTCACCTCGCGGGAGGCCGCCCAACTGGAGGCCCAGGTCGAGTCACTGACCACCCGGAACACGAAGCTGATGGAGACCATCAAGGAGGCCCGCCAACAGCTTCTGGCGCTGCGCGAGGAGGTCGACCGGCTCGGCCAGCCGCCCAGCGGCTACGGGGTGCTGCTGGGTGTCCACGACGACGACACCGTCGACGTGTTCACCTCCGGGCGCAAGATGCGGCTGACCTGCTCGCCGAATATCGAGACCGCCGAGATGCGCAAGGGCCAGACGGTGCGGCTCAACGAGGCCCTGACCGTGGTCGAGGCCGGCAGTTTCGAGTCGGTCGGGGAGATCTCCACGTTGCGCGAGGTCCTCGGTGACGGGCACCGCGCGCTGGTGGTCGGCCACGCCGACGAGGAACGCATCGTCTGGTTGGCCGATCCGCTGATCGCCGAGGACCTGCCCGACGGGGTTCCCGACGCGCTCAACGACGACACCCGGCCCCGCAAACTGCGTCCCGGGGATTCGCTGCTGGTCGATGCGAAGGCCGGCTACGCCTTCGAACGCATCCCCAAGGCCGAGGTCGAAGACCTGGTGCTCGAAGAGGTGCCCGACGTCAGCTACGCCGACATCGGCGGGCTGGGCCGCCAGATCGAGCAGATCCGCGACGCCGTCGAGCTGCCGTTCCTGCACGGTGAGCTCTACCGGCAGTACATGCTGCGCCCGCCCAAGGGGGTGTTGCTGTACGGGCCGCCCGGCTGCGGTAAGACCCTGATCGCCAAGGCGGTGGCCAATTCGCTGGCCAAGAAGATGGCCGAGGTCCGTGGTGACGACGCGAAGGAAGCCAAGTCCTACTTCCTCAACATCAAGGGCCCCGAACTGCTGAACAAGTTCGTCGGCGAGACCGAGCGTCACATCCGGCTGATCTTCCAGCGGGCCCGCGAGAAGGCCTCCGAAGGCACCCCGGTGATCGTGTTCTTCGACGAGATGGACTCGATTTTCCGCACCCGCGGCACCGGGGTCTCCTCCGATGTGGAGACCACGGTGGTGCCCCAGCTTCTTTCCGAGATCGACGGTGTCGAAGGCTTGGAGAACGTCATCGTCATCGGTGCCTCCAACCGGGAGGACATGATCGACCCGGCGATCCTGCGGCCGGGCCGTCTCGACGTCAAGATCAAGATCGAACGCCCCGATGCCGAGGCCGCCCAGGACATCTTCTCCAAGTACCTCACCGAGGACCTTCCGGTGCACGCCGACGACCTCGCCGAGTTCGACGGCGACCGGGCCGCCTGCGTCAAGGCGATGATCGTCAAGGTGGTCGACCGGATGTACGCCGAGATCGACGACAACCGGTTTCTGGAGGTCACCTACGCCAACGGGGACAAGGAAGTCATGTACTTCAAGGACTTCAACTCCGGGGCGATGATCCAAAACGTCGTCGACCGGGCGAAGAAGAACGCCATCAAGTCGGTGCTCGACACCGGTCAGCCCGGGCTGCGCATCCAGCATCTGCTCGATTCGATCGTCGACGAGTTCGCCGAGAACGAGGACCTGCCCAACACCACCAACCCCGACGACTGGGCGCGGATCTCGGGCAAGAAGGGCGAACGGATCGTCTACATCCGCACCCTGGTCACCGGCAAGAGTTCCAGCGCCAGCCGGGCCATCGACACCGAGTCCAACCTCGGCCAATATCTGTGA
- a CDS encoding DUF4333 domain-containing protein produces the protein MTMRGLPALFSALLAPLAACSFSFSSGGPDYAKLESTIHDRLAEQYAEIGHTPSAVTCPRSQDTPETGDMFVCTTEVDGDDDLTVHIEVTVGEDGDADFRTVDTVYDLPDAAEKLAAEISQNQGFPVTVDCGRGVTVVADGNSFECTATDPAGQDRTVRLTAGSVDDGDRWELLG, from the coding sequence ATGACCATGCGCGGGCTCCCTGCGCTGTTCTCGGCGCTGCTGGCGCCGTTGGCGGCCTGCAGTTTCTCCTTCTCCTCCGGCGGACCCGACTACGCCAAACTGGAGTCGACGATCCACGACAGACTTGCCGAGCAGTACGCCGAGATCGGGCACACACCGTCGGCGGTGACCTGCCCGCGGTCCCAGGACACTCCCGAGACCGGCGACATGTTCGTGTGCACCACCGAGGTCGACGGCGACGACGACCTGACTGTGCACATCGAGGTGACCGTCGGCGAGGACGGCGACGCCGACTTCCGCACCGTCGACACCGTCTACGACCTGCCCGACGCCGCGGAGAAACTCGCCGCCGAGATCTCGCAGAACCAGGGTTTCCCGGTCACGGTCGACTGCGGGCGGGGCGTGACGGTGGTCGCCGACGGGAACTCGTTCGAGTGCACCGCCACCGACCCGGCGGGACAGGACCGCACGGTCAGGCTGACCGCCGGTTCGGTCGACGACGGCGACCGCTGGGAACTGCTGGGCTGA
- the dop gene encoding depupylase/deamidase Dop, whose product MQRIIGTEVEYGISSPSDPSANPILTSTQAVLAYAAAAGIQRAKRTRWDYEVESPLRDARGFDLSRTAGPPPIVDADEVGAANMILTNGARLYVDHAHPEYSAPECSDPLDATIWDKAGERVMEAAARHVASVPGAVKLQLYKNNVDGKGASYGSHENYLMSRQTPFSAVIAGLTPFFVSRQVVTGSGRVGIGTSGEEPGFQLSQRADYIEVEVGLETTLKRGIINTRDEPHADADKYRRLHVIVGDANLAETSTYLKLGTTALVLDLIEEGPEHGLDVTDLALARPVHAVHAISRDPSLRATVALVDGRELTGLALQRIYLDRVAKLVDARDPDPRATDVLETWARVLDLLERDPAECADLLDWPAKLRLLEGFRQRENLHWSAPRLHLVDLQYSDVRLDKGLYNRLVARGSMQRLIGEQQVLHAVEHPPTNTRAYFRGECMRRFGADIAAASWDSVIFDLGGESLVRIPTVEPLRGSKAHVGELLDSVDSAVELVDQLTT is encoded by the coding sequence ATGCAGCGGATCATCGGGACCGAGGTCGAATACGGCATCTCCTCGCCGTCCGACCCCAGTGCCAACCCGATCCTGACCTCCACGCAGGCGGTGTTGGCGTATGCGGCGGCCGCCGGGATCCAGCGCGCCAAACGCACCCGCTGGGACTACGAGGTGGAGTCCCCGCTGCGCGACGCGCGCGGCTTCGATCTGAGCCGCACCGCCGGGCCGCCGCCGATCGTCGACGCCGACGAGGTCGGCGCGGCCAACATGATCCTCACCAACGGCGCCCGGCTCTACGTCGACCACGCCCACCCGGAGTACTCGGCGCCGGAGTGCAGCGACCCGCTGGACGCCACCATCTGGGACAAGGCCGGTGAGCGGGTGATGGAGGCCGCCGCGCGCCACGTGGCCAGCGTGCCCGGCGCGGTCAAGCTGCAGTTGTACAAAAACAACGTCGACGGCAAGGGCGCCTCCTACGGCTCGCACGAGAACTACCTGATGAGCCGCCAGACCCCGTTCTCGGCGGTGATCGCCGGGCTCACCCCGTTCTTCGTCTCCCGCCAGGTGGTGACCGGCTCGGGTCGGGTCGGGATCGGCACGTCGGGGGAGGAGCCGGGCTTCCAGCTCTCCCAGCGCGCCGACTACATCGAGGTGGAGGTGGGCCTGGAGACCACCTTGAAGCGCGGCATCATCAACACCCGTGACGAGCCGCACGCCGACGCCGACAAATACCGTCGGCTGCACGTCATCGTCGGCGACGCCAACCTCGCTGAGACCTCGACCTACCTCAAACTGGGCACCACCGCGCTGGTGCTCGACCTCATCGAGGAGGGCCCGGAGCACGGCCTGGACGTGACCGACCTGGCGTTGGCGCGCCCTGTACACGCCGTGCACGCGATCAGCCGGGACCCGTCGCTGCGCGCCACCGTCGCGCTCGTCGACGGCCGCGAGCTGACCGGCCTGGCCCTGCAACGCATCTACCTGGACCGGGTGGCCAAGCTGGTCGACGCCCGCGATCCCGATCCCCGGGCCACCGACGTCCTGGAAACCTGGGCCAGGGTGCTCGACCTGCTCGAACGCGACCCCGCCGAGTGCGCCGATCTGCTGGACTGGCCGGCCAAGCTGCGCTTGCTGGAGGGCTTCCGGCAGCGGGAGAACCTGCACTGGTCGGCGCCGCGGCTGCACCTGGTCGACCTGCAGTACTCCGACGTGCGCCTGGACAAGGGCCTGTACAACCGGCTGGTGGCCCGGGGCTCCATGCAGCGGCTCATCGGTGAGCAGCAGGTGCTGCACGCGGTGGAGCATCCGCCGACCAACACCCGCGCCTACTTCCGCGGGGAGTGCATGCGTCGTTTCGGTGCCGATATCGCGGCGGCCAGCTGGGATTCGGTGATCTTCGACCTCGGCGGTGAGTCGCTGGTGCGCATCCCCACCGTCGAGCCGCTGCGGGGCAGCAAAGCGCACGTCGGTGAGCTGCTCGATTCGGTGGACAGTGCGGTGGAGCTGGTGGATCAACTCACCACCTGA
- a CDS encoding ubiquitin-like protein Pup, with translation MAQEQTKRGGGGGDDDDVTGDTGAGQERREKLASETDDLLDEIDDVLEENAEDFVRAYVQKGGE, from the coding sequence ATGGCTCAAGAGCAGACCAAGCGCGGCGGTGGCGGTGGTGACGACGATGACGTCACCGGCGACACCGGGGCAGGCCAGGAGCGTCGCGAGAAGCTGGCGTCGGAGACCGACGATCTGCTCGATGAGATCGACGATGTCCTCGAGGAGAACGCCGAGGACTTCGTGCGCGCCTACGTGCAAAAGGGTGGCGAGTGA
- the prcB gene encoding proteasome subunit beta, translated as MFDAAQRGNTGPAFSELSSFSELLRRRAPELLPTLGGETGEIGDRLPHGTTIVALKYPGGVVIAGDRRSTQGNMIAGRDVQKVYITDEYTATGIAGTAAVAVEFARLYAVELEHYEKLEGVPLTFAGKVNRLAIMVRSNLGAAMQGLIALPLLAGYDIDAADSAGAGRIVSFDAAGGWNLEEEGYQSVGSGSLFAKSSMKKLYHRVRDVDSALRVAVEALYDAADDDSATGGPDLVRGIFPTAVTIDADGAVDVAEARIAALAREIIQSRSRADTFGPDADNGDNGEQGGEQ; from the coding sequence ATGTTCGACGCCGCGCAACGCGGTAACACCGGACCCGCGTTCAGCGAACTGTCCTCGTTCTCCGAGCTGCTGCGTCGCCGAGCCCCTGAGCTGCTGCCGACGCTGGGCGGCGAGACCGGGGAGATCGGCGACCGGCTGCCGCACGGCACCACGATCGTCGCGCTGAAATATCCCGGCGGTGTCGTCATCGCCGGGGACCGGCGTTCCACGCAGGGCAACATGATCGCCGGGCGTGACGTGCAGAAGGTGTACATCACCGACGAATACACCGCGACCGGCATCGCCGGCACGGCCGCGGTCGCGGTCGAGTTCGCGCGCCTCTACGCGGTGGAGCTCGAACATTACGAGAAACTCGAAGGTGTGCCGCTGACGTTCGCGGGGAAGGTCAACCGGCTGGCGATCATGGTGCGGTCCAACCTCGGCGCCGCCATGCAGGGCCTGATCGCGTTGCCGCTGTTGGCCGGCTACGACATCGACGCCGCCGACTCGGCCGGGGCCGGGCGCATCGTGTCGTTCGACGCCGCCGGGGGGTGGAACCTGGAGGAAGAGGGTTACCAGTCGGTGGGGTCGGGCTCGCTGTTCGCCAAATCATCGATGAAAAAGCTCTACCATCGCGTCCGCGACGTCGATTCGGCGCTGCGGGTGGCCGTCGAGGCGCTCTACGACGCCGCCGATGATGATTCGGCTACCGGCGGACCGGATCTGGTGCGCGGCATCTTCCCGACCGCGGTCACCATCGACGCCGACGGCGCCGTCGACGTCGCCGAGGCCCGGATCGCGGCGCTGGCCCGTGAGATCATCCAAAGCCGCTCTCGCGCCGATACTTTCGGCCCCGACGCCGACAACGGTGACAACGGCGAGCAGGGGGGTGAACAGTGA
- the prcA gene encoding proteasome subunit alpha: MSFPYFISPEQAMRERSDLARKGIARGRSVVVSAYADGVLFVAENPSRSLQKVSELYDRVGFAAVGRFNEFDNLRRGGIQFADTRGYAYARRDVTGRQLANVYAQTLGTIFTEQAKPYEVELCVAEVAHFEETKKPELYRITYDGSINDEPQFVVMGGTTEPIIAAMKESYTEGAELTDAVQVAVRALQADSGEGAEPRVLGPGTLEVAILDAGRPKRAFRRISRAALKALLPEPEPEPDPAE, encoded by the coding sequence GTGAGTTTCCCGTATTTCATCTCTCCCGAGCAGGCGATGCGCGAACGCAGCGACCTGGCGCGCAAGGGTATCGCCCGGGGGCGCAGCGTGGTCGTGTCGGCCTACGCCGACGGGGTGCTGTTCGTCGCGGAGAACCCGTCGCGGTCGCTGCAGAAGGTCAGTGAACTCTACGACCGGGTCGGCTTCGCCGCCGTCGGCCGGTTCAACGAGTTCGACAACCTGCGTCGCGGCGGCATCCAGTTCGCCGACACCCGCGGTTACGCCTACGCCCGGCGCGACGTGACCGGCCGGCAGTTGGCCAACGTCTACGCCCAGACGCTGGGCACGATCTTCACCGAGCAGGCCAAACCCTACGAGGTGGAGTTGTGCGTCGCCGAGGTCGCTCACTTTGAGGAGACGAAAAAACCCGAGTTATACCGCATCACCTACGACGGCTCGATCAACGACGAGCCGCAATTCGTGGTGATGGGCGGCACCACCGAACCGATCATCGCGGCGATGAAGGAGTCCTACACCGAGGGTGCCGAGCTCACCGACGCCGTGCAGGTGGCGGTGCGCGCCCTGCAGGCCGACAGCGGCGAGGGCGCCGAGCCCCGCGTGCTCGGCCCGGGCACCCTGGAGGTGGCGATCCTCGACGCCGGGCGTCCCAAGCGGGCCTTCCGGCGGATCAGCAGGGCCGCCCTGAAAGCGCTGCTGCCCGAGCCGGAGCCGGAGCCGGATCCCGCTGAGTGA
- the pafA gene encoding Pup--protein ligase yields MQRRIMGIETEFGVTCTFHGQRRLSPDEVARYLFRRVVSWGRSSNVFLRNGARLYLDVGSHPEYATAECDSLLQLVTHDRAGERVLEDLLIDAEQRLADEGIGGDIYLFKNNTDSAGNSYGCHENYLIVRAGEFSRISDVLLPFLVTRQLICGAGKVLATPKSATFCLSQRAEHIWEGVSSATTRSRPIINTRDEPHADAEKYRRLHVIVGDSNMSETTTMLKVGTAALVLEMIEAGVAFRDFSLDNPIRAIREVSHDITGRRPVRLAGGREASALDIQREYYGRAVDYLKDRAHDEHLERVVDLWGRQLDAVESQDFAKVDTEIDWVIKRKLFQRYQDRYDMELSDPKIAQLDLAYHDIKRGRGVFDLLQRKGLVARVTTDEEIDAAVDVPPQTTRAKLRGEFISAAQAAGRDFTVDWVHLKLNDQAQRTVLCKDPFRAEDERVKRLIASM; encoded by the coding sequence GTGCAGCGACGAATCATGGGCATCGAGACCGAGTTCGGCGTCACCTGCACCTTCCACGGCCAGCGCCGACTCTCGCCGGACGAGGTGGCCCGCTATCTGTTCCGCCGTGTGGTGTCGTGGGGCCGCAGTTCCAACGTGTTTCTGCGCAACGGTGCCCGGCTGTACCTGGATGTGGGCAGCCACCCCGAGTACGCCACCGCCGAATGCGACAGCCTGCTACAGCTGGTCACCCACGACCGCGCCGGTGAGCGGGTCTTAGAGGACCTGCTCATCGACGCCGAGCAACGGCTGGCCGACGAGGGGATCGGCGGGGACATCTACCTGTTCAAAAACAACACCGACTCGGCCGGCAACTCCTACGGCTGCCACGAGAACTACCTGATCGTGCGGGCCGGGGAGTTCTCCCGGATCTCCGACGTGCTGCTGCCGTTTTTGGTCACCCGCCAGCTGATCTGCGGGGCCGGCAAGGTGCTGGCCACCCCGAAGTCGGCCACGTTCTGCCTGAGCCAGCGCGCCGAGCACATCTGGGAGGGGGTCTCGAGTGCGACGACCCGTTCCCGGCCGATCATCAACACCCGTGACGAACCGCACGCCGACGCCGAGAAATACCGTCGGCTGCACGTCATCGTCGGCGACTCCAACATGAGCGAGACCACCACCATGCTCAAGGTGGGCACCGCCGCGCTGGTGCTGGAGATGATCGAGGCCGGCGTCGCCTTCCGCGACTTCTCCCTGGACAACCCGATTCGCGCGATCCGCGAGGTCAGCCACGACATCACCGGGCGCCGCCCGGTGCGCCTGGCCGGCGGGCGGGAGGCCAGCGCGCTGGACATCCAGCGCGAGTACTACGGGCGGGCCGTCGACTACCTGAAGGACAGGGCCCACGACGAGCACCTCGAACGGGTCGTCGACCTGTGGGGCCGCCAACTCGACGCGGTGGAGAGCCAGGACTTCGCCAAGGTGGACACCGAGATCGACTGGGTGATCAAACGCAAGCTGTTCCAGCGCTACCAGGACCGCTACGACATGGAGCTCTCCGACCCCAAGATCGCCCAGCTCGACCTGGCCTACCACGACATCAAACGCGGCCGCGGGGTGTTCGACCTGCTGCAACGCAAGGGTTTGGTGGCCCGCGTCACCACCGATGAGGAGATCGACGCCGCCGTCGACGTCCCACCGCAGACCACCCGCGCCAAGCTGCGCGGCGAGTTCATCAGCGCCGCCCAGGCCGCCGGGCGCGACTTCACCGTCGACTGGGTGCATCTGAAACTCAACGACCAGGCCCAGCGCACCGTGCTGTGCAAGGATCCGTTCCGCGCCGAGGACGAGCGGGTCAAACGGCTCATCGCCAGCATGTAG
- a CDS encoding helix-turn-helix transcriptional regulator codes for MAKPKVERLLNLVIALLSTRGYLTAEKIRASVAGYDNASDDAFARMFERDKAELRDLGIPLEVGRASASDPIEGYRINSDAYALPEITLTAAEAAAVAVAAQLWETPELITATQGALLKLRAAGVDVDPDASTAIASATDLPGLRGGEEVLGALLAAVDSGRAIAFDHRPSRSRPVNRRTVEPWGVLTAQGRWYLVGHDRDRDDTRVFRVSRIAGPVEAVGPAGVASRPDGADLRAIVTAAVAAATTEEVTARLWVADGCATGLRRFATVLGAEPRGGRDGDLVEITMRAGDQLTRLIAGYGADAVVLEPAGLRDDVLARLRAKTEVGR; via the coding sequence GTGGCGAAACCCAAAGTCGAACGGCTGTTGAACCTGGTGATAGCGCTGCTGTCCACCCGGGGGTATCTCACCGCCGAGAAGATCCGGGCCAGCGTGGCCGGCTACGACAACGCCAGCGACGACGCGTTTGCGCGCATGTTCGAACGGGACAAGGCCGAGCTGCGTGACCTGGGCATTCCGCTGGAGGTCGGCCGGGCCTCGGCCAGCGACCCGATCGAGGGCTACCGCATCAACAGCGACGCCTACGCCCTGCCGGAGATCACGTTGACCGCCGCCGAGGCCGCCGCGGTGGCGGTGGCCGCCCAACTGTGGGAGACCCCGGAGTTGATCACCGCCACCCAGGGCGCGCTGCTGAAGCTGCGGGCCGCCGGCGTCGACGTCGACCCGGACGCCTCCACCGCGATCGCCTCGGCCACCGATCTGCCCGGGCTGCGCGGGGGCGAAGAGGTGCTCGGGGCGCTGCTTGCCGCGGTCGACTCCGGCCGGGCGATCGCCTTCGATCACCGTCCCAGCCGCAGCCGGCCGGTCAACCGGCGCACCGTCGAACCGTGGGGGGTGCTCACCGCCCAGGGGCGGTGGTACCTGGTCGGCCACGACCGCGATCGGGACGACACCCGGGTGTTTCGGGTCTCACGCATCGCCGGGCCGGTCGAGGCGGTCGGGCCCGCCGGGGTGGCCAGCCGTCCCGACGGGGCCGACTTGCGCGCCATCGTGACCGCGGCGGTCGCGGCGGCCACCACCGAGGAGGTGACCGCGCGGCTCTGGGTGGCCGACGGCTGCGCCACCGGACTGCGCCGGTTCGCCACCGTGCTCGGCGCCGAACCCCGCGGCGGCCGCGACGGCGACCTGGTGGAGATCACGATGCGGGCCGGCGACCAGCTGACCCGGCTGATCGCCGGCTACGGCGCCGACGCGGTGGTGCTGGAACCGGCGGGGCTGCGCGACGACGTGCTGGCCCGACTGCGAGCCAAGACGGAGGTGGGACGGTGA
- a CDS encoding helix-turn-helix transcriptional regulator, whose translation MAGSAERLVRLLNLVPYLQANPRVHRAKAAADLGVSAEQLASDLYLLFVSGRPGYLPDDLIDYVDIDADQLEVTFSAGLDFPLRLTSPEATGLLMALRALTDVPGALDATAARSAIAKIEAAAGAATGAAAGLAAVEEPAPAEGDSAAAVRDAVNTEHALSIDYYAASHDTLSTRVVDPIRVVVIGNHSYLEAWCREADGVRLFRFDRIVDASVLDEPAAPPEPAVQAGTDTSLFTADPGLPAAMLRVAPSAAWMFEYYPMRVTADLPDGSCEAAMTYASEQWMTRLMLGFGAEVTVLAPETLAARVRAAADAALEAYRADG comes from the coding sequence ATGGCCGGCAGTGCCGAGCGGCTGGTGCGCCTGCTCAATCTGGTGCCCTATCTGCAGGCCAACCCGCGGGTGCACCGCGCCAAGGCGGCCGCCGACCTCGGGGTCAGCGCCGAACAACTGGCCAGCGACCTCTATCTGCTGTTCGTCAGCGGGCGGCCCGGCTACCTGCCCGACGACCTGATCGACTACGTCGACATCGACGCCGACCAGCTGGAGGTGACGTTCTCGGCCGGGCTGGACTTCCCGCTGCGGCTCACCTCCCCGGAGGCCACCGGGCTGCTGATGGCGTTGCGGGCGCTCACCGACGTCCCCGGTGCCCTCGACGCGACGGCGGCCCGCAGCGCGATCGCCAAGATCGAGGCGGCCGCCGGGGCGGCCACCGGGGCGGCGGCCGGCCTCGCCGCCGTCGAGGAGCCCGCCCCCGCCGAGGGGGACAGCGCGGCGGCGGTCCGCGACGCGGTCAACACCGAACACGCCCTGAGCATCGACTACTACGCCGCCTCCCACGACACCTTGAGCACCCGGGTCGTCGACCCGATCCGGGTGGTGGTGATCGGTAACCACAGCTACCTGGAGGCGTGGTGTCGGGAGGCCGACGGGGTGCGGTTGTTCCGTTTCGACCGGATCGTCGACGCCTCGGTGCTCGACGAGCCGGCCGCGCCCCCGGAACCGGCGGTGCAGGCGGGCACCGACACCTCGCTGTTCACCGCCGACCCCGGGCTGCCGGCGGCGATGCTGCGGGTGGCGCCGTCGGCGGCGTGGATGTTCGAGTACTACCCGATGCGGGTCACCGCCGACCTGCCCGACGGCTCCTGCGAGGCGGCGATGACCTACGCCTCCGAGCAGTGGATGACCCGGCTGATGCTCGGGTTCGGCGCCGAAGTGACGGTGCTGGCCCCCGAGACGCTCGCCGCCCGGGTGCGCGCCGCGGCCGACGCCGCGCTGGAGGCCTACCGGGCCGACGGGTAG